Part of the Paenibacillus sp. YPG26 genome, TCTCGATACACTTCATGCCGTGCTCCCCGATAATCCAGTCCTGACGTTCAATCCCGCTCCAGGGAAGGGGGATCCGGGCAGCAGGAATCATCGCGGGTTCAAGACCAAGCTGATCAATCAAATAACTGTCAGGTAGATATTGCTGGGCGAAACGAAGAGCTTTCCCATAGATCCGGTTCACTTGTTCAGATGCGGTCCTCAGCTCCGTAATCTCATGCTCCTTATACATCACGAACGAGGGAAGACAATACTGCTTTCCATACATCCGGTAGTACGGAATTTCCCTGGCGATCTCCCCATCGAAAACTTCTTCGTAATCAACTTGTGGCGTATAGATCTCTCTCATTCCGGCTATCCTCCAAAGGAAGAGTGGGAGCTGCCGCTTCCGAATCCGCTGTGACTTCGGCTATCACTTATACTGCCGGAGCTTCTAGATGAACCTCCATAATATCCTCCGCCTCCATAGTAGTAATGCCCGCTGCTGGAGTCATACTCGCACCCGGCATCATAGTCGGGATCACATTCATCCTGTTGTCCACAGCCTGAGAGTGCTGCTGGAACAGTCAGAAGCAGGGCGAATGCCATTAATTTCGTCTTGGACACGAAGCCTTGCATCTTCTTCGGTTCAGGTTGTTGTATGGGTTGTTGCTCCCCGCGCATTACAAGTTCACCTCTTCCTTCAAATAAAAGACCACCTTATTCCTGTCCATATCCAGCACAGAATAGATAATTTCATACGTCTTGTCATTCTTCACAATATAGTGATCCAGGAGCATTCTTGCGATCTCTGTTGTGATCAGGGATGGATAGCCCCGCTCCTCCCGCGGATCAAAATCATGTCCGTTCCAGAATACGAACTCTGGAGCGAGTAGTGAGGTCATGGTCACCTGCTCCAATGCCCGCTTGGATACCGCATGCCCATACTTTTCCAGTGAGTGCTCACTGTAGGGACTTACATACACATAATGATGCTGGTCATCCTCTGTTTCATTGGAAATATGTGCCCAAAGCTTGTTATGAATCAGAGTCGCGTCCACGAGCTTGTGAACAAACAACTCATCAGAAGAGACATCGATGGACTGTATTGTACGAACGACTTTATGGCTCTCTTCAGACCATTCCTGATATTTCAGCGGAAATAAGATACTCATCACTACCTCTCTAGTCCTTTATTACAATGTCCTGCAGCAGCTGCTCCCACCCCTGGTCATCTCCACGCCAATCAGAACCCTTATTTAATTCTGCCATAATTATCCCTTGTTTGAACTCGGGGCAAATCTTCTGAGTTGTCTTGTGTCCGGTATTCACAATTAGCAGCGTGAATGAATGGGCCGTTAGTTCAGATAAAATCTGCTGAAGGTGTATCGCCTCATCAAGTGTGGAGCCCATGCGGATATATAAGATACGCTCTGCCCTGCTGGCAGTCTGCAAGAATCTCTCCTGTCTCCGTAACTGTCTGCTCTGAAATTCCTGATAAGCTTCCGTCCATCGATCCGGAGGCAGTGTGACCGGGAAGTCGTGATATGAGAAGATGTCATACTTCTCATCCTTAATGCAGTAACAGGTCTTGAATTGTCCTACGAGCTTCAGATGATCAAGTTTCATAAAGTCTTCAAAACGGTTCTGCAATACGGCTATTAATCCCCGATGTGAGCTTGAGATGAACCAATCCAGCGGGCCTGCAGCATGGCGAGCCCCAAGTCTTCTCAGCTGATAGGCGGTCTGACAATTAGCTCCCAGGCTGAACAATGCATCATAGGTACCGCTCAAAGGTGAATGTATCACTTTGACCCCTCCGTCTGCTTGCTTGTTATATAGGACGTATTCTCAACTGCCTTATATAGTGCTTCTCACACATTATGCAAGTAACAAACGGGTGGAACAGGCCCCTGTATCATACTTAACACCCGACAGATCAGCTGCCGGGTGTTATCAGGATAACTAACCAGGATAGCATATACCAATATTGACCTATTACACAACGGATAATTAAAAAATTTAATATAGTTTTGAACAGATAGACCTAGAGTTAAGCCAATTTAACTGATTCCCTTAGTGCCTGTATCCTAATAGTTGAAGAATTACAATCCCATTTTTCAGCGAAAAAACCGCCCCTTTTTACAGAGCGGTCATCAAATTAGCCGGTTTTTATTAGGGTCTACTAAAGGACTAGGTCTTACTAAAGTACTCTTCGCATCGTTAAAATCACTCTTTGCCAGTAACCCGAATCCAGCGGACTGATCTGCACACCGGGACCACCCCAAGTGTGAATGAAGTTCCCATCCCCGATATAAATGCCTACGTGTCCCGGGATTCGATCATCTTGGAATCGGCCGGGCACAGTGAAGAAGATCAGATCTCCTGTTCTAAGCTCGCTTCGTTCAACGGCGGTTCCTCTCTTGGCCTGTTCACTTGCCAGTCTAGGCAGATCCACATTGAATTGCTTGAATACATGCTGGGTGAATGAAGAACAATCAAAAGTTCTTGAAGTCGTGTATTCATCGGCTCCGAACTCGTAAGCAACGCCAAGAAATCTCTTAGCATAGGCCACCAGCTCCTGAGTGTCTACCGAACTGAGGGCTCTGAAACCTCCAAGCCTTTGATCTTGGCCATTAGCTGCCTCCTTAAGGGGCGGAAGCTTGGATATCTCAAGCCTGCCAGATTCGCTGTTCCAAGCAGTCTCTGTCCCAAGAAGGGCTGAGAGATCCGTGAGACTTATACAGATCTGGTTGTCCCTGTGCACAGGCCTGTCTTTGAGGGTTATGGTTGTTCCCTTGGATACGGCTGTACTCCGGCCCGGATATACTTCGTAGATAGGATCACTGAATCCAATCAGGACAGCATTCGCATTCTCTTTATAGTTCAGACCCAAGGTCTTTGCTGCAACACGTAAAGGAATCCAAGTTTTCCCCCCCGAGTCTCTATACACATTCTTCTTGATAATGGCAGCTTTGGAATCGTGCAGCGCTTGTGATTTCAAGTTAGTCGAATCCTTTCTTGCTGGACCGCATGAAGTACTGACAATAACAAGAGTACCAACGAGCAACCATTTCGGTAACCTCCAACATAGATGAACAGTCATAAATTTGTGATCTCCATTCTTTCAAATTAGTTATTTGAAGTATGTGGAGAGATTCTTGATTTATGTATTACAAGAACAAATTTTCTCGAGTTACCTTGATATTCATGCAGAAAAAGCCTTATTTCTAAGGCTTCTTCCATGAATCAGCACAGTTCGAGTAGACCTAGACAGCTGGCTGATTACGTATCCAGGCCAAAGCTACTGTGCCTTCACCAGCAAGGATACCTACAACAGGAATAAAGGTCATTATCTCTGTTCGGAGTCCCGGATCCAGATTCGTTAGTTCCCGTTCCAGTTCCTCAGCTTCGGCCGGATTGTTAACATGCATGATGCAGACCTCTTTAATTCTCCCGATATCTGCCTTCAGATGCTCAATCATCCGCTGTTTCGTTTTCTTGAAGGTTCTTATTTTATCCTCCACTAGAACTTTTCCTTTGTCGAACTTCAACAACAGATGAATTCTGAGAAGTTGGCTTACAAGCAGCTGTGTTCCTGATACTCTGCCGCTCCGATGCAGCCTCTGCAGACTGGCAGGAATCACATAGAATGCAAGATTCTGAGCCATTTGCTCAAGTCTCTCTTTGATCTCCTCCACCGTCTTCCCCTGCTTATGCAGCTTTATCCCGTTCAGAATCATTTCCCTAAGCGGAAAGGCCCCTGCTTGCGAATCAATCCCGGTTACTCGAACCTCAGCCATTTCTGCAGCCTGCATGGATGTGTTCATAGTTCCGCTGAGTTCCGAAGAACAGTGGATTGCGATGATTTCATCATACTTATCTTTTAGAGATTCATACAGCTGGACAAATTCACCAATCGGAGGCTGTGAACTTCCAGCTTTCTCATGAAGTCTTAACTGCTCATAAAATTGCTCTGCTGTAATATCTACAGTCTCTCTGTAACACTCATCACCCAACATTAAGCGCAGTGGAACAATATATATATGATTCTCCTTGGCATAATCGGGATCTATGGTGCAGGTACTGTCGGTAACCCACGCAATGGATCTTTTCAAAAAATCATGACCTCTCTTCTATGATGTTTTTACTCACTTTTTAGACTATACGACATATATTAAAACAAAATATAAAGTTTTACGA contains:
- a CDS encoding DUF1796 family putative cysteine peptidase, which gives rise to MIHSPLSGTYDALFSLGANCQTAYQLRRLGARHAAGPLDWFISSSHRGLIAVLQNRFEDFMKLDHLKLVGQFKTCYCIKDEKYDIFSYHDFPVTLPPDRWTEAYQEFQSRQLRRQERFLQTASRAERILYIRMGSTLDEAIHLQQILSELTAHSFTLLIVNTGHKTTQKICPEFKQGIIMAELNKGSDWRGDDQGWEQLLQDIVIKD
- a CDS encoding C40 family peptidase, producing MKSQALHDSKAAIIKKNVYRDSGGKTWIPLRVAAKTLGLNYKENANAVLIGFSDPIYEVYPGRSTAVSKGTTITLKDRPVHRDNQICISLTDLSALLGTETAWNSESGRLEISKLPPLKEAANGQDQRLGGFRALSSVDTQELVAYAKRFLGVAYEFGADEYTTSRTFDCSSFTQHVFKQFNVDLPRLASEQAKRGTAVERSELRTGDLIFFTVPGRFQDDRIPGHVGIYIGDGNFIHTWGGPGVQISPLDSGYWQRVILTMRRVL
- a CDS encoding DegV family protein, with product MKRSIAWVTDSTCTIDPDYAKENHIYIVPLRLMLGDECYRETVDITAEQFYEQLRLHEKAGSSQPPIGEFVQLYESLKDKYDEIIAIHCSSELSGTMNTSMQAAEMAEVRVTGIDSQAGAFPLREMILNGIKLHKQGKTVEEIKERLEQMAQNLAFYVIPASLQRLHRSGRVSGTQLLVSQLLRIHLLLKFDKGKVLVEDKIRTFKKTKQRMIEHLKADIGRIKEVCIMHVNNPAEAEELERELTNLDPGLRTEIMTFIPVVGILAGEGTVALAWIRNQPAV